In Sedimenticola thiotaurini, the following proteins share a genomic window:
- a CDS encoding response regulator transcription factor — MRILVVEDEASLRNQLQQRLVSEGYSVEAAADGEEGRFFGQEYPFDVAIIDLGLPKLSGIELIRGLRQQQISFPILILTARDNWQDKVEGLEVGADDYLVKPFNMQELLARLNALLRRSAGFASPRIAWGPIEIDTLQQVATLEGREVTLTAYEYKVLEYLMLHAGKVVSKSELTEHIYDQDFDRDSNVLEVFIRRLRKKFDPDGNLQPIETLRGRGYRFNRLQPTNS, encoded by the coding sequence ATGCGTATTTTGGTCGTGGAAGACGAAGCCAGCCTGCGCAATCAGTTACAGCAACGGCTTGTGTCAGAAGGGTATTCAGTGGAGGCGGCGGCTGATGGAGAAGAGGGGCGATTTTTTGGCCAGGAGTACCCCTTTGATGTGGCGATTATCGACCTCGGATTGCCAAAACTATCGGGTATCGAACTGATACGAGGACTGCGTCAGCAGCAGATCAGCTTCCCGATCCTTATTCTTACCGCCCGGGACAACTGGCAGGACAAGGTGGAGGGTTTGGAAGTGGGAGCAGATGACTACCTTGTGAAGCCCTTCAACATGCAGGAGTTGCTGGCCCGGCTCAACGCCCTGTTGAGACGCTCAGCGGGCTTCGCCTCGCCCCGGATCGCTTGGGGACCGATTGAGATCGACACCCTGCAGCAGGTGGCGACGCTGGAGGGCCGGGAAGTGACACTGACGGCCTACGAGTACAAGGTACTGGAGTACCTGATGCTCCATGCCGGTAAGGTGGTATCGAAGAGCGAACTGACAGAACATATTTACGATCAGGACTTTGATCGTGACTCCAATGTCCTGGAGGTATTTATCCGGCGGCTGCGGAAAAAGTTTGACCCGGATGGGAACCTGCAACCGATCGAGACCTTACGTGGCCGGGGTTATCGTTTTAACCGTCTACAGCCCACCAACAGCTGA
- a CDS encoding PepSY domain-containing protein produces the protein MVLRRRWRMMMGLLLAGMMLSLPVAAQRYNASENRTNERGVDLDSTVERIRRETGGRVLHAETRNNKGNREHRVRIITDRGEVKRYRVDAGSGKVVSPGKQRN, from the coding sequence ATGGTTTTAAGGCGTCGCTGGCGCATGATGATGGGGTTGCTGCTGGCTGGCATGATGTTGAGTCTGCCGGTGGCAGCTCAAAGATACAATGCATCGGAAAACAGGACCAATGAGCGGGGTGTTGACCTGGATTCAACCGTGGAACGGATTCGACGGGAGACGGGAGGCAGGGTGCTGCATGCCGAAACCAGGAACAATAAGGGCAACCGGGAACATCGGGTAAGAATCATTACCGATCGGGGCGAAGTGAAACGCTATCGGGTGGATGCCGGTTCAGGGAAAGTGGTGTCCCCTGGCAAGCAGCGTAATTGA
- a CDS encoding glycine zipper 2TM domain-containing protein has product MKKRAVILALSIIAAPGMLLAGNDFRAQARVLSSQPIYEVVRVNQPEERCWTEQVHHRGGSRTESYTPTIAGAIVGGVVGNQFGHGRGKDVMTVAGVLLGGSIGNDLGKKPTRGYVTNERRCELVDHYREYEEVVGYDVTYRYQGEVFHTRTDKEPGKFIDVRVSVDPAGRHHRSFR; this is encoded by the coding sequence ATGAAAAAAAGAGCCGTTATTCTGGCGCTGAGCATTATTGCAGCCCCCGGTATGCTGTTAGCGGGCAATGATTTCCGGGCCCAGGCACGGGTGCTGTCCAGCCAGCCAATCTATGAGGTGGTCCGGGTCAATCAGCCGGAGGAGCGATGCTGGACCGAGCAGGTCCACCACCGTGGCGGTTCCCGCACTGAATCGTATACCCCGACTATAGCAGGTGCCATTGTTGGTGGTGTGGTTGGAAACCAGTTTGGCCACGGCCGGGGCAAGGATGTGATGACTGTTGCGGGCGTCCTGCTGGGGGGATCGATCGGCAATGATCTGGGCAAAAAGCCGACCCGTGGTTATGTGACCAATGAGCGGCGTTGTGAACTGGTGGATCACTATCGGGAGTATGAGGAAGTGGTCGGTTATGATGTAACATACAGGTATCAAGGCGAGGTGTTCCATACCCGTACGGACAAGGAGCCCGGAAAGTTCATTGATGTACGCGTCTCTGTGGACCCTGCCGGTCGTCATCACAGGAGCTTTCGGTAG
- a CDS encoding DUF1631 domain-containing protein, whose amino-acid sequence MVYLTTQLNELFGQIEPAFIDFAKKAETNASQARFFEAIDQVLSRREEIERAFRESIEQGFRSFVQGKPINYPDTPAEESSEIELEMVDNDALEKHIAIQSMISKTQSNCYQELYALGKRMAVLRGGMKLPDYDIPACPAHTATAFQQASDILDVDKQILLIIYFLFGKFVLGDAATIYKNLNDKLIEEGIFPNLKLSSIIPPSGGQTETTDEDNSLPTEPAQTAPLNERPEISSPAAGQSPGAGSNVALGEELFKSIHDLLTLRRAADPAFSNHPEFAPGGNVTQLRQPTAIVQVIEQIQPRSEADYLPQPESDGGIPQSIELDTRLIQKVRKTLESERSKILHDLNKDTIPTADLDTIELVGMLFEQVLNEEGLANITKALISHLHTPYLKVAILDRSFITDEGHIARKLLNLMVDAGKLWIDEEDLRRGIYYPTQEIVKTILSDFKNDLSIFDEMYYKLESQVGDLESRAKVLEERNQEAAKGRERLESARQQAKQVINDMTKGRSLHPVLERFLNHAWLDRMILMLLRDPDIEKSKEWSSALVVVDSLVKVIDARHNPKAREWLIKNKETLIQHIKSGLDSLGNYHHPDSNALFKLLDSVVADKPVPAPAEKKPEEVVEVSKPIIKPITSEAKTPQEQPVKEEPSETELQMRLKLREIKFGTWFELIDEDNKLRRLKLSWFSPITHKYMFVDRFGIQAYITPADELAKMLSAGKASIIKSTGIPFVSKALKTIHAILQKSIGMSTAG is encoded by the coding sequence ATGGTTTACCTCACCACTCAACTCAACGAGCTGTTCGGGCAGATTGAGCCGGCATTTATCGATTTTGCCAAAAAAGCCGAAACCAACGCCTCCCAGGCACGATTTTTCGAGGCTATCGACCAGGTTCTTTCCCGCCGGGAAGAGATTGAACGGGCGTTCCGGGAATCGATTGAGCAGGGTTTCAGATCGTTTGTACAGGGCAAACCGATCAATTATCCCGATACACCGGCTGAAGAGTCCAGCGAGATCGAGTTGGAGATGGTCGATAACGATGCACTGGAGAAGCACATCGCCATCCAAAGCATGATTTCCAAAACCCAGTCCAACTGCTACCAGGAACTCTACGCCCTTGGCAAGCGAATGGCTGTGCTGCGTGGCGGAATGAAACTGCCGGACTATGATATCCCCGCCTGCCCCGCCCATACCGCCACGGCGTTTCAGCAGGCCAGTGACATCCTCGATGTAGATAAGCAGATCCTGCTGATTATCTATTTCTTGTTTGGAAAGTTTGTCCTCGGGGATGCTGCCACCATATACAAGAACTTGAATGACAAGCTGATTGAGGAGGGCATCTTCCCTAACCTCAAACTGAGCTCCATCATTCCCCCATCAGGCGGCCAGACGGAGACGACTGACGAAGACAACTCCCTGCCGACCGAGCCTGCCCAGACTGCTCCGCTTAACGAGAGACCGGAAATCTCCTCCCCAGCCGCCGGCCAGAGCCCAGGCGCCGGGAGCAATGTTGCCCTGGGTGAAGAGCTGTTTAAATCGATTCATGATCTGCTGACCCTCAGACGAGCGGCAGACCCGGCGTTCAGTAATCACCCGGAATTCGCACCGGGGGGTAACGTCACTCAGTTGAGACAACCGACCGCCATCGTGCAGGTCATAGAGCAGATACAACCACGATCTGAAGCGGACTATCTGCCGCAACCGGAAAGCGACGGAGGTATCCCCCAGTCCATTGAACTGGATACCCGGCTGATCCAGAAGGTCAGGAAAACCCTGGAGTCGGAACGAAGTAAAATACTCCATGATCTGAATAAGGACACCATCCCCACCGCCGACCTGGATACTATTGAACTGGTGGGCATGCTGTTTGAGCAGGTGCTGAACGAAGAGGGCCTGGCCAATATCACTAAGGCGCTGATCAGTCACCTGCACACCCCCTATCTGAAAGTGGCCATTCTGGATCGCTCTTTTATAACCGATGAAGGGCACATCGCCAGAAAACTGCTGAACCTGATGGTTGACGCGGGCAAACTCTGGATCGATGAGGAAGATCTGCGACGGGGCATCTATTACCCGACGCAGGAGATCGTCAAAACCATCCTGTCTGATTTCAAGAACGACTTGTCGATCTTTGATGAGATGTACTACAAGCTGGAAAGTCAGGTCGGCGATTTAGAGTCCCGCGCCAAGGTACTGGAGGAGCGGAACCAGGAGGCAGCCAAGGGCCGGGAGCGGCTGGAGTCTGCCCGACAGCAGGCCAAACAGGTTATCAACGACATGACCAAGGGGCGCAGCCTGCACCCGGTGCTGGAGCGTTTTCTCAATCACGCCTGGCTGGACCGGATGATTCTGATGCTGCTGCGGGATCCGGATATTGAAAAAAGCAAGGAGTGGTCTTCAGCCCTGGTGGTGGTAGACAGCCTGGTAAAAGTCATTGATGCGCGACACAACCCCAAGGCCAGAGAGTGGTTGATCAAGAACAAGGAGACCCTGATTCAGCATATCAAGAGCGGACTCGACTCACTGGGTAATTATCATCACCCGGATAGTAATGCACTGTTTAAGCTACTCGACTCGGTAGTGGCGGACAAACCAGTACCCGCTCCTGCTGAGAAAAAGCCTGAAGAGGTGGTTGAGGTATCCAAGCCGATTATCAAACCGATTACCAGTGAAGCAAAAACTCCGCAAGAACAACCGGTCAAGGAGGAACCCAGTGAAACGGAATTGCAGATGCGACTCAAATTACGGGAAATTAAATTCGGCACCTGGTTCGAGTTGATCGACGAGGACAACAAGTTACGTCGGCTGAAGCTCTCATGGTTTAGCCCGATCACCCATAAGTATATGTTTGTCGACCGGTTTGGCATCCAGGCCTATATAACCCCGGCCGATGAGTTGGCAAAGATGCTTAGCGCTGGCAAGGCAAGTATCATAAAGTCTACCGGCATACCATTTGTGAGCAAGGCATTGAAAACCATTCATGCTATTCTGCAAAAATCCATCGGTATGAGTACTGCCGGTTAG
- a CDS encoding PilZ domain-containing protein, with protein sequence MPEKRSNPRKICDARIDILDSESNELIGTLVNISVSGFMMISEKELPENYVFQFKLVFAPGCEESTSMELGAESLWIQEMDGSNQRWIGFHIIDISDEDRSTIARLISEWRE encoded by the coding sequence ATGCCTGAAAAACGTTCCAACCCGAGAAAAATCTGCGACGCCAGAATTGATATTCTCGATTCTGAGTCGAATGAACTGATTGGAACCCTGGTGAATATATCGGTCAGCGGGTTCATGATGATTTCGGAAAAAGAATTACCGGAAAACTATGTGTTCCAGTTCAAACTGGTATTTGCTCCCGGTTGCGAGGAGTCAACCAGCATGGAACTCGGTGCCGAAAGCCTGTGGATTCAGGAGATGGATGGATCCAATCAACGCTGGATAGGTTTCCATATTATCGACATATCGGATGAGGACAGGAGCACTATTGCTCGCTTGATCAGTGAGTGGCGGGAATAA
- a CDS encoding lytic transglycosylase domain-containing protein, protein MGLMIIIAPAFADIYKYEDRSGKLYFTDRPMKGSRYRLLSQTKTNQKRSSGSRIDIASTEKNRQRYAPLIQEVARKVRLNPALLHAVIRTESAYDPRALSRTGARGLMQLMPETAKRYGVYDSWDPKSNLTGGATYLRDLLVMFDNDLRLAVAAYNAGENAVKRFGNRVPPYPETQAYVTRVLQFYSENETSGRFASID, encoded by the coding sequence ATGGGGCTGATGATTATCATCGCCCCGGCATTTGCCGATATCTACAAATACGAGGATCGGAGCGGAAAGCTCTATTTTACCGATCGCCCCATGAAGGGGAGTCGTTATCGGCTGTTGTCGCAGACCAAGACCAACCAGAAAAGATCCTCCGGTTCTCGGATCGACATCGCCTCAACAGAAAAAAATCGCCAACGCTATGCTCCCCTGATTCAGGAAGTTGCCCGCAAAGTCCGTCTTAATCCGGCCCTTCTGCATGCAGTGATCAGAACCGAATCGGCTTATGATCCCCGTGCACTGTCCCGCACCGGGGCCAGGGGATTGATGCAGCTGATGCCGGAAACGGCCAAACGTTACGGGGTGTATGACAGCTGGGATCCCAAATCGAACCTGACGGGAGGGGCGACTTACCTGCGGGACCTGCTAGTCATGTTCGATAACGACCTGCGCTTGGCCGTGGCAGCCTATAACGCGGGTGAAAATGCGGTGAAACGGTTTGGTAATCGGGTGCCGCCCTATCCGGAAACCCAGGCCTATGTGACCCGGGTGCTCCAGTTCTACAGCGAGAATGAAACGTCAGGCCGGTTCGCTTCTATCGATTGA
- a CDS encoding GNAT family N-acetyltransferase, whose translation MSSPAFTVSQAHWLRNRSLLRSIRESVFVIEQRVPKELEWDDLDASALHVVATDNAGNGIGTGRLTVDGQIGRMAVLADWRNQGVGSALLSRLIELAHTHNRLPLFLNAQERAIPFYLQHGFHCVGETFFEADIPHRRMELTAAPPKTRQEPV comes from the coding sequence ATGTCCAGCCCAGCCTTCACGGTAAGCCAGGCCCATTGGTTAAGAAACAGATCGCTGCTCCGATCGATCCGGGAATCGGTATTTGTCATTGAACAACGGGTACCGAAGGAGTTGGAATGGGATGACCTGGACGCATCTGCCCTGCATGTTGTCGCTACGGACAACGCAGGCAACGGAATCGGTACCGGACGTCTCACTGTGGATGGTCAGATCGGCAGGATGGCTGTCTTGGCTGACTGGCGCAACCAGGGGGTTGGCAGTGCCTTGCTGAGCCGGCTGATCGAGCTCGCCCATACCCATAATAGGCTTCCGCTTTTCCTGAACGCCCAGGAGCGCGCCATCCCCTTCTATCTGCAGCACGGTTTCCACTGCGTCGGTGAGACCTTCTTCGAGGCCGATATCCCCCACCGTCGGATGGAACTTACAGCAGCACCACCCAAAACCCGTCAGGAGCCAGTATGA
- a CDS encoding secretin N-terminal domain-containing protein, translating into MNRRAACADSTFNPEAITMRHPLLLLILLFVYGQSAADYPLEIIQLKSRPVAEIIPILKPFIDSDGSISGMNDQLIIRTSAANLAEIRQILQRLDQPPRRLRISVRQFAGNHASQQALGADIDAMVGKQGRVIVGQPGDGDVRLRVKKAQTESHRDVTHTVQVLEGYPAFIATGQSVPIPERTTIVTRNTLRQRTTTQYRDVASGFYVVPRVNGNRVTLEISTEMNRPGNRQGHYDKQQVQSIVSGQLGEWISLGGAARTMGTTGHDILKEARMVSQDDRAIELLVEELHY; encoded by the coding sequence GTGAACAGGAGAGCAGCCTGCGCAGACTCCACCTTTAATCCAGAGGCCATCACCATGCGGCATCCCCTTCTTCTACTCATTCTCCTCTTCGTATACGGCCAGTCCGCCGCTGATTATCCGTTGGAGATCATTCAACTCAAGAGCCGCCCGGTGGCGGAGATCATTCCCATACTGAAACCCTTTATCGATTCCGATGGCTCAATCAGCGGCATGAATGATCAACTGATTATACGTACCTCGGCCGCCAATCTGGCCGAGATCCGGCAGATCCTGCAGCGACTCGACCAGCCACCCAGACGATTACGGATCTCAGTCAGGCAATTCGCCGGCAATCACGCCTCGCAACAGGCCCTGGGGGCAGACATAGATGCGATGGTCGGCAAACAGGGCAGAGTCATTGTAGGCCAACCCGGAGATGGTGACGTCCGGCTGCGGGTCAAAAAAGCACAAACCGAAAGCCATCGGGATGTCACCCATACAGTCCAGGTACTGGAAGGATATCCCGCTTTCATCGCCACCGGTCAGTCCGTCCCGATCCCCGAACGAACTACTATTGTCACCCGCAATACCCTCCGCCAACGCACAACCACCCAGTACCGGGATGTCGCCAGCGGATTTTATGTCGTGCCCCGGGTCAACGGAAATCGGGTCACGCTGGAAATCAGTACAGAGATGAATCGCCCCGGGAACAGACAGGGCCACTATGACAAGCAACAGGTACAAAGCATCGTTTCGGGACAACTGGGGGAATGGATCAGCCTCGGTGGTGCGGCCCGGACAATGGGTACAACGGGTCACGATATTTTAAAGGAGGCTCGCATGGTCAGTCAGGATGATCGGGCCATCGAACTACTGGTTGAAGAGCTGCACTACTGA
- a CDS encoding mechanosensitive ion channel family protein: MPEFMDIEKLVSTFVIPWSINIVLALATFFIGRWVASILLKIVRKLLNKSKMDAILINFVTSILHAILLLFIVIAAMDQLGVDTTSLIALLGAAGLAVGLAMQNSLQNFAAGVMLIIFRPFKTGDFVEAGGTAGVVETISIFSTIMRTGDNREVIVPNGSIYNGTITNFSARETRRIDMVFGIGYGDDIRKAKQLLNDILEADERVLKDPAPLVAVGELADSSVNFNVRPWVKSADYWNVKFDLTERIKLAFDDNGISIPYPQMDVHLDKAE, translated from the coding sequence ATGCCTGAATTCATGGACATAGAGAAGCTGGTATCCACCTTTGTAATCCCCTGGAGCATTAACATTGTTCTTGCGTTGGCGACCTTCTTCATCGGTCGTTGGGTAGCCAGTATTCTGCTCAAGATAGTCAGAAAGTTATTGAACAAGAGCAAGATGGACGCGATTCTGATCAATTTCGTCACGTCTATCCTGCACGCCATCCTGCTGCTGTTCATTGTTATTGCAGCCATGGATCAGCTGGGTGTGGATACAACCTCACTGATCGCCTTGCTCGGTGCAGCCGGCCTGGCTGTCGGCCTGGCCATGCAGAACTCGCTGCAGAACTTTGCTGCCGGTGTCATGCTGATCATCTTCCGGCCCTTCAAAACCGGTGATTTTGTTGAAGCTGGTGGCACTGCCGGTGTGGTGGAAACCATCAGTATCTTCAGCACCATCATGCGTACCGGTGACAATCGGGAAGTGATCGTCCCGAATGGCTCCATCTACAATGGCACCATCACCAATTTTTCCGCCCGTGAGACGCGCCGTATCGACATGGTGTTTGGCATCGGTTATGGCGACGACATACGCAAAGCCAAACAGCTGTTGAACGATATCCTGGAAGCTGATGAGCGCGTGCTGAAAGATCCGGCCCCGCTGGTTGCTGTTGGAGAACTGGCTGACAGCAGTGTCAACTTCAATGTCCGCCCCTGGGTCAAAAGCGCTGATTACTGGAACGTCAAATTTGATCTTACCGAACGGATCAAACTTGCCTTTGACGACAACGGCATCTCTATCCCCTACCCACAGATGGATGTGCATCTGGATAAGGCAGAATAA